A single region of the Anas platyrhynchos isolate ZD024472 breed Pekin duck chromosome 6, IASCAAS_PekinDuck_T2T, whole genome shotgun sequence genome encodes:
- the LRRTM3 gene encoding leucine-rich repeat transmembrane neuronal protein 3 isoform X3 has product MGFNVIRLLSGSAVALVIAPTVLLTMLSSAERGCPKGCRCEGKMVYCESQKLQEIPSSISAGCLGLSLRYNSLQKLKYNQFKGLNQLTWLYLDHNHISNIDENAFNGIRRLKELILSSNRISYFLNNTFRPVTNLRNLDLSYNQLQSLGSEQFRGLRKLLSLHLRSNSLRTIPVRIFQDCRNLELLDLGYNRIRSLARNVFAGMIRLKELHLEHNQFSKLNLALFPRLVSLQNLYLQWNKISVIGQTMSWTWSSLQRLDLSGNEIEAFSGPSVFQCVPNLQRLNLDSNKLTFIGQEILDSWISLNDISLAGNIWECSRNICSLVNWLKSFKGLRENTIICASPKELQGVNVVDAVKNYSICGKSTTERFELARALPKPTFKPKLTRPKHDSKPPLPPTIGATESSSEPEHDTEHISFHKIIAGSVALFLSVLVILLVIYVSWKRYPASMKQLQQRSLMRRHRKKKRQSLKQMTPSTQEFYVDYKPTNTETSEMLLNGAGPCTYNKSGSRECEV; this is encoded by the exons ATGG gtTTCAATGTAATTAGGCTACTGAGCGGATCAGCTGTAGCTCTGGTAATAGCCCCTACTGTATTACTGACAATGCTTTCTTCTGCTGAACGAGGATGCCCTAAGGGCTGTAGGTGTGAAGGCAAAATGGTATATTGTGAATCTCAGAAATTGCAGGAGATTCCCTCAAGTATATCTGCTGGTTGTTTAGGTTTGTCCCTTCGATATAACAGCCTCCAAAAACTAAAATACAATCAATTTAAAGGTCTTAATCAACTCACCTGGCTCTATTTAGACCATAACCACATCAGCAATATTGACGAAAATGCTTTCAATGGAATACGCAGACTAAAAGAGTTGATCTTGAGTTCCAACAGAATCTCCTATTTTCTTAATAATACCTTCAGACCTGTGACAAATCTCCGGAATTTGGATCTGTCATACAATCAGCTGCAGTCTCTGGGATCTGAACAGTTCAGGGGCTTAAGGAAGCTGCTGAGTTTACATTTGCGGTCCAATTCCCTAAGAACCATCCCTGTTCGAATATTTCAAGATTGTAGGAACCTTGAACTGTTGGACCTGGGTTATAATCGCATCCGAAGTTTAGCAAGAAATGTCTTTGCAGGCATGATCAGACTGAAAGAGCTTCATCTGGAGCACAATCAATTTTCTAAGCTCAACCTGGCACTTTTTCCAAGGCTAGTCAGCCTTCAAAACCTTTATTTACAGTGGAATAAAATCAGTGTGATAGGACAAACTATGTCCTGGACCTGGAGCTCATTACAAAGACTTGATTTATCTGGCAATGAAATAGAAGCTTTCAGTGGACCTAGTGTTTTTCAGTGTGTGCCCAATTTACAGCGCCTCAACCTGGATTCAAACAAGCTCACATTTATTGGTCAAGAAATTTTGGACTCTTGGATATCCCTCAATGACATCAGCCTTGCTGGGAATATATGGGAATGCAGCAGAAACATTTGCTCTCTGGTAAACTGGCTTAAAAGTTTTAAAGGGCTGAGggaaaatacaattatttgtGCCAGCCCCAAAGAACTGCAGGGGGTGAATGTTGTTGATGCAGTGAAAAACTACAGCATCTGTGGCAAAAGTACCACGGAAAGGTTTGAACTAGCACGAGCTCTCCCAAAGCCAACGTTTAAACCAAAACTCACCAGGCCTAAACATGACAGcaagccccccctgcccccaacTATTGGAGCCACTGAATCAAGCTCCGAACCTGAGCATGACACAGAACACATCTCCTTCCATAAAATCATTGCAGGGAGCGTGGCCCTTTTCTTGTCTGTGCTTGTGATCCTGCTGGTAATATATGTGTCATGGAAGCGTTACCCAGCCAGTatgaagcagctgcagcagcgctCTCTCATGCGAaggcacaggaaaaagaaaagacagtcaCTGAAGCAAATGACTCCAAGCACACAGGAATTTTATGTAGATTACAAACCTACCAACACTGAAACCAGTGAGATGCTGCTGAATGGAGCAGGACCCTGCACGTATAACAAATCAGGCTCCAGGGAATGCGAG